Proteins from one Mycobacterium sp. SMC-2 genomic window:
- a CDS encoding helix-turn-helix domain-containing protein, whose protein sequence is MAPRRTYSQNCPIARGLDVLGERWTLLILRELVGGPRRYGDLRAELPGIATNLLAERLKELQDAGLVDRADLPAPIGRTVYTLSDMGWQRVLPVLQSVAWFGLDRLDPIDDGPASPLNGFLAGILLGFDSGRAAGLEATCRAEIDGRRFDFAVTQGRLAAAYGEPSVTITGGAADLVTARLGSSEAKRKAALRRIAVTGDPAAAGAMRQAFAL, encoded by the coding sequence GTGGCACCGCGCAGGACCTACAGCCAGAACTGCCCGATCGCCCGCGGACTCGATGTCCTGGGCGAGCGGTGGACGCTGCTGATCCTGCGCGAGCTGGTCGGCGGCCCCCGCCGCTACGGCGACCTACGCGCCGAGTTGCCCGGCATCGCAACCAATCTGCTGGCCGAACGGCTCAAAGAACTGCAGGACGCGGGGCTCGTCGACCGCGCCGACCTGCCCGCGCCGATCGGGCGGACCGTCTACACGCTCAGCGACATGGGCTGGCAGCGGGTGCTGCCGGTGTTGCAGAGCGTCGCGTGGTTCGGGCTGGACCGGCTGGACCCGATCGATGATGGCCCGGCATCGCCACTCAACGGGTTCTTGGCCGGGATCCTGCTCGGCTTCGACTCCGGGCGGGCCGCCGGATTGGAGGCGACGTGCCGGGCCGAGATCGACGGCCGGCGTTTCGACTTCGCGGTGACACAGGGACGCTTGGCTGCTGCCTACGGCGAACCCTCGGTGACGATCACCGGCGGGGCGGCGGATCTGGTGACCGCCCGCCTGGGATCGAGCGAGGCCAAGCGAAAGGCGGCGCTGCGGCGCATCGCTGTGACGGGCGACCCGGCGGCCGCCGGCGCGATGCGTCAGGCGTTCGCGCTGTAG
- a CDS encoding peroxiredoxin-like family protein: MSKDPAIGRGSAVAPRELVTVSGEPVPIPDPDRLVHLQFRRFAGCPICNVHLQSIARRHGEIANAGIREVVVFHSTDDELRQYVGDLPFAVIGDPAKALYAEFGVGSSPRSVLDPRAVPPTVVAMARPSYWRNRGGMPVTNPHPTGGHLGLPADFLIGSNGRVVACKRGTHANDQWTVDELLAHAYSANA, encoded by the coding sequence ATGAGCAAGGACCCGGCGATAGGCCGGGGTAGCGCCGTCGCCCCGCGAGAACTGGTCACGGTTTCCGGCGAACCGGTCCCGATTCCTGATCCCGACCGACTCGTCCATTTGCAGTTCCGACGCTTCGCCGGCTGTCCCATCTGCAATGTTCACCTGCAGTCGATCGCGCGCCGCCACGGCGAGATCGCCAACGCCGGTATCCGTGAGGTAGTCGTATTCCACTCGACCGACGACGAATTGCGGCAATACGTCGGCGATTTGCCGTTCGCGGTGATTGGCGACCCGGCCAAGGCGTTGTACGCCGAGTTCGGTGTCGGCTCGTCGCCGCGTTCCGTGCTCGACCCCCGCGCGGTGCCGCCGACGGTGGTGGCGATGGCCCGTCCCAGCTATTGGCGAAACCGGGGCGGCATGCCGGTGACCAATCCGCATCCGACCGGCGGCCATCTGGGCCTACCCGCGGACTTTCTCATCGGCTCGAACGGCCGCGTCGTGGCGTGCAAGCGCGGCACCCACGCCAACGACCAATGGACGGTGGACGAGCTGCTGGCGCACGCCTACAGCGCGAACGCCTGA
- the guaA gene encoding glutamine-hydrolyzing GMP synthase has protein sequence METPSPRPVLVVDFGAQYAQLIARRVREARVFSEVIPHTASIDEIKARQPSALVLSGGPSSVYEEGAPQLDPAVFDLGVPVFGICYGFQAMAQALGGTVAHTGTSEYGRTELKVVGGELHSGLPSVQPVWMSHGDAVTAAPDGFDVVASSPGATVAAFENRSRRLAGVQYHPEVMHTPHGQQVLSRFLHDFAGLGAEWTPANIAGALVEQVREQIGDGRAICGLSGGVDSAVAAALVQRAIGDRLTCVFVDHGLLRAGERAQVQRDFVAATGAKLVTVDAADTFLRALSGVTNPEGKRKIIGRQFIRAFEGAVRDIVGDSDSQVEFLVQGTLYPDVVESGGGSGTANIKSHHNVGGLPDDLKFKLVEPLRLLFKDEVRAVGRELGLPEEIVARQPFPGPGLGIRIVGEVTAQRLETLRRADLIAREELTAAGLDNLIWQCPVVLLGEVRSVGVQGDNRTYGHPIVLRPVSSEDAMTADWTRVPYEVLERISTRITNEVAEVNRVVLDITSKPPGTIEWE, from the coding sequence GTGGAAACCCCCTCCCCGCGGCCCGTGCTGGTGGTCGACTTCGGCGCACAATATGCGCAGCTGATCGCCCGGCGTGTCCGGGAGGCGCGGGTCTTCTCCGAGGTCATCCCGCACACGGCGTCGATCGACGAGATCAAGGCCCGGCAGCCGTCGGCGCTGGTGCTCTCCGGTGGGCCGTCCAGCGTCTACGAGGAAGGCGCCCCGCAGCTCGATCCCGCGGTGTTCGACCTCGGCGTGCCCGTGTTCGGTATCTGCTACGGATTCCAGGCCATGGCGCAGGCCCTGGGCGGGACCGTCGCCCACACCGGCACCAGCGAATACGGCCGCACCGAGCTGAAAGTGGTTGGCGGCGAACTGCATTCGGGGCTACCAAGCGTCCAGCCGGTGTGGATGAGCCACGGTGACGCGGTCACTGCCGCACCGGACGGGTTCGACGTGGTGGCCAGCAGCCCGGGCGCGACGGTGGCCGCCTTCGAGAACCGGAGCCGCCGCCTGGCCGGGGTGCAGTACCACCCCGAAGTCATGCACACCCCGCACGGCCAGCAGGTGCTCAGCCGATTCCTGCACGACTTCGCCGGGCTCGGTGCGGAGTGGACGCCCGCCAACATCGCCGGCGCGCTGGTCGAGCAGGTGCGCGAACAGATCGGCGACGGGCGCGCGATCTGCGGGCTGTCCGGCGGCGTGGACTCGGCGGTGGCCGCCGCCCTGGTGCAGCGCGCCATCGGCGACCGGCTGACCTGTGTTTTCGTCGACCATGGACTGCTTCGCGCCGGCGAGCGCGCGCAGGTACAGCGCGACTTCGTGGCGGCCACCGGCGCGAAGCTGGTCACCGTCGACGCCGCGGACACCTTCCTGCGGGCGCTGTCGGGGGTGACCAACCCGGAGGGCAAGCGCAAGATCATCGGCCGCCAGTTCATCCGGGCCTTCGAGGGCGCGGTGCGAGACATCGTGGGGGACAGTGACTCTCAGGTCGAGTTTCTGGTCCAGGGCACACTGTATCCGGACGTGGTGGAATCCGGCGGGGGCAGCGGGACCGCCAACATCAAGAGCCACCACAACGTCGGCGGCCTGCCCGACGACCTCAAGTTCAAGCTCGTCGAGCCGCTGCGACTGCTGTTCAAGGACGAGGTGCGCGCCGTCGGGCGTGAGCTTGGCCTGCCGGAGGAAATCGTTGCGCGCCAACCCTTTCCGGGTCCCGGCCTTGGTATCCGGATCGTCGGCGAGGTCACTGCGCAGCGGCTGGAAACCCTGCGCCGCGCCGACTTGATCGCGCGCGAGGAACTCACCGCCGCCGGCCTGGACAACCTGATCTGGCAGTGCCCGGTGGTGCTGCTGGGCGAGGTTCGCTCGGTGGGCGTGCAGGGCGACAACCGCACCTACGGGCACCCGATCGTGCTGCGCCCGGTGTCGAGCGAGGACGCCATGACCGCCGACTGGACCCGGGTGCCCTACGAGGTGCTGGAGCGCATCTCGACCCGCATCACCAACGAGGTGGCAGAGGTCAACCGCGTGGTACTGGACATCACCAGCAAACCCCCGGGCACCATCGAGTGGGAGTGA